AGCATTTAATTTTTCgtgtaaatatggaaggaccTTCATGACGATGTTTGACTGGATAGGGAGTGTACTTGAGAAGATAGATTCTTGAAACTTGTTGTCTTAAATATCCATGAAATCGCCAGATTTCCGTGGCGGTTAAAGCATGCCATTAAGGGTAAATTGTgaagtttaaagttaaattgtttccAAATATATAAATGGTATATTGTTTTTGGAACAGATTGATTTGAATTAGTGCCAATAAAATGGAACAGAGGAAGCAATTGTGTGATTTTCCAAATAGTAATAGTGTCATATGAAGTGGGACAAAGAGGCTATATATGTTTGTTGTTGCTTCTCCATAAAAGCTTAATTTGGAGTTGTTATAGTAGAGAATCCAAAGTTAAAAGGAGGACTTCTTGTGGAGAGTGATTCTTGATAGCATGGATGCCGAGGGCATGATAGGTTTTAAGGCATGTTGTAACCTACCATAATATGGATTGAAGTATTTTTCAAATCATAAGGTTCACAGTTGGTAATGATTAGCACATCTGACTCTGGCTCAGTGTATTTATGGAGGCCAAACTTTGAAGAAAGCATTCCCAGCTTATTCTCTTCATTGTCAATAAGCATGTCACGGTAGCCAAAACACTCAGAAATAACAAAAGACCATTGCGTCTAGGAAGTATCTTTGAGAAGACCTATCTAGGATTAGGAATGAGACGAGTTCAAGGGTTTCCTGACAAAGATCTATGGCCATCAGAGTTCATAGAAGATGACAAAATGATGTTGAAAAGGGTATACTACAGATGGTTACGCAATGGAGGGAATGACGCTTGGGTGGAAGTCAGTTTGGTAGAGGAAAGCATCTAAGAAAGTGATGAGTTTCTCATGGTATCTACATGGAATGCTTTATTAAGGacagtttttaaaattttattaggtgattttcttaaAAGCAGATTAGTAAGAGGAGATGATGTATGTTGAGTTGGTATTGCATATGTTAGTCACAATGGGAAGACATGGACCACCTAGTACTGCATTGTAATTTTATTTCAGTTTATGGACCTTggtatacttttattttatatagcTTAGGTTTCCTCTAAAACAGTAGCTAAATGCTGTGGCAAGTTCGTGCATTGAGAAACAAAAGCAACCTTTGTGGTGTTATTCTGATATTTTTTTACTTCATTTGTATTTTGGTTTAATGAAAAGAATTCCTTTTTGTCGAATTAGTTGACGTTAGGTTTTAGACTTGTTAGAGAACTTATATACATAACttattcttcctttttattttatttagtatgatgatgatatgatatgagcttatAAAGAAATGGGgattcatatagtgaccaactTGTTTGGGACAGGCATAGTTGTCGATGTCGAATTAGTTAGATGGAATTTTGGAACTTCATGTCATGATTTTGTATGGGATGACACTTGTTTTGGTGTAATAATCAACTAAAAGATTTGCTatttctcaaagaaaagtatacTTCTATTTTGCAAGAAAGTACTTATGTAGAATATTTTTCTCAGTTCTTTCGGCTTCTGGTGGGATCAAGGTGGACCATCCGAAGATGAGTAATGGTACTAATCTACCTTCCAAATACCTTTCTTTGATGGATTTGTTAATTACAGCTTGTTTACTTGCATCTCTTTCAGTTATTTATGACACACTCACAaataaattcatttttgtgCTCGTTGATGCAGATGTAGTCGTGGTTGTTGCGGTCATTATATTAGTTGGTTTGTTTAGCTTACAGCATTATGGCACAGACAGAGTGGGTTGGCTGTTTGCCCCAATTGTGCTGCTTTGGTTTCTTTTAGTAGGAGGTATTGGTATCTTTAACATCTGGAAATATGATAGCTCTGTTTTGCGGGCTTTTTCTCCTGTCTACATATATCGGTATTTTAAAAGGGGAAAAAGAGATGGTTGGACATCACTGGGAGGGATCATGCTCAGCATTACAGGTTTTTTCCTCTTTGCCCTTTTCCCTCTTTTTAAAcatctcttctttttttggggGGTTATTTGTCAATAGTTATTAGAGCACAAGGAGATGAGTGTGTGCTCCTACTTATAATTGCTTTGCTGGCTATTTCAGGAACAGAGGCACTTTTTGCTGATCTTGCTCATTTTCCAGTGTCAGCAATACAGCTTGCTTTCACAGTCATTGTTTTCCCTTGCCTTCTTTTAGCTTATTCTGGACAAGCAGCTTACCTCATGCAAAATACGGATCACGTTGTTGATGCATTCTATCGATCTATTCCAGGTATTTCTCACTCTTGAACTTTGATAATGTCAAAAGTGATGTTTTCTTCTCAATGGTGATAAACCAGATTAACATTGTGTGGACTAAAAGACAATAATATCGATAGAGCTCTGGCCTCTGAGTGCAGATTGGAGTATCTTTGACACAGTGCACAGTCAGTACGCAGCAAAATAGCCCATTATCACTTTATCTAATCATTGAGTTAGAGATCATACTCATTGGAGAAGATATATAAGAGAAACTATGGGGTAACAAATGAGATGTCAAGAAGGACTTGTCGCGACCTAGGTTGTGGCCGAAGAGTGGTGATATAGAGGAGAATCTGAGACTTTCTTTTTCCTATAGGGACTTATCCAATTTCttcttaaataatttttcacaAATCCAAAAGTCTTAAATCAAGCACCACTTACCTATTGAAGCTAAAGAGTGAACTTTATCTCTTATAATGGAAACatccctttttttctttctagtgATTATCAGACACATATGCTTTCTTTTCCATGTAACAAGACTTGAATGGTATGACTTAGTCTGGTCCACTGTATCCTATTCATTGTTACTAATATTTAACAAGCTATAAGGATTCATTTTTCATGTATTGGATAGGACAGAATCTTTGAATATGGGGTGGGAGGTTTTGTCTTGGAAACATGTTCATAAATTCCTAAATACTCTGATCATGTAACATTGATATTGTTTGCACATTTACTATGTTAGTAATACGAACTGAGCCTCTTCTATTTTCACGTAATTGTAAAAAGGACTAATCAGATTGTACAGTCTCTGTGGATTACCATTTCAGCCCTCCTTTGAAGAAAAAGAGGGAAACAAAGTAGAATTATTAAGGAAGATATGGTAATAGTAAAAGGTTATTAAATATATTAGTTATAATGTATCTGGCCAGAAATAATCTTTTTTCTTGATGCAGAAAGCATATACTGGCCAGTTTTTGTCATTGCAACTTTAGCTGCTATTGTTGCAAGTCAGGCTACCATATCTGCAACTTTTTCGATAATCAAGCAAGCTCTAGCACTTGGCTGTTTCCCAAGAGTAAAGGTAGTGCATACATCAAAGAAGTTCTTGGGGCAGATATATATTCCTGATATTAATTGGATTCTTATGGTTCTTTGCATTGCCGTTACTGCTGGATTTAAAAATCAAAGCCAAATAGGCAATGCTTACGGTGAGTTTGTGCCTTACATCTAATATTTCTTGATTCCTTGTGGCATTTCAAACTTGCAAAGACAGATTTCAGTCTTGATAAGATTAAATTTATGAGGGAACACTGGTCGACTGAATAATATATTTCGGTTTGTTGTCTTCCTTTATGTATGGTCCTCATTAGGggttcatatatatttttggtgatAGATTTACATGCACTCGAGCTGATGCATGTTCATTTTCCTATCTCTATGGTGTACTTAATCATGTCATTGTAGGTTACTGTAGTTCTCCTTGGTGCTTTCGCTGACATGTATGCTAAAGTTACAAGTTTGTTAATGAAATGAAGTCCTGGAGTTCAACAATTTAACCCATACAATGTACTTTAATATTAGCACGAGTTAATCAGCCGTCTATGGTTTAGGCTTCTTTCCTTTTCATTTGGACGGGAGAAAGATGAGGTGTGTCTAATGGTACAACAATAAAATGGAAGTGGCACATCAGTTTAAAGTTATCCCAACAAAATCAATCCAGAAGATGTATCCATCTTTTCATATTAATAATCCCTGTTCTGAAGTCTCGTAATTGGTTTCTTCATTACTGTTGACAGCCTCACCTTGAAACTCACTTTTTGACATGGCATTTCTTGAACAGGAACAGCAGTCGTGATAGTCATGCTGGTGACGACATTGCTCATGACTTTGATAATGTTACTAGTTTGGCACTGCCATTGGATTGTTGTCCTTATCTTCACTGTCTTATCTCTGGTGGTTGAATGTACCTACTTCTCAGCAGTTCTATTTAAGCTTGACCAGGGTGGTTGGGTTCCTCTCGTGATTGCTGCAGCTTTTCTTCTCATCATGTATGTATGGCATTATGGAACAGTGAAACGCTATGAATTTGAGATGCACAGCAAGGTATCTATGGCATGGATTCTAGGGCTTGGCCCCAGTTTAGGACTGGTACGTGTGCCAGGAATAGGACTCGTGTACACCGAGCTAGCTAGTGGAGTGCCTCACATCTTCTCTCACTTCATTACCAACCTACCTGCTATACACTCAGTTGTGGTATTTGTGTGTGTAAAGTACCTTCCTGTTTACACAGTTCCAGAAGATGAACGATTCCTTGTGAAACGGATAGGGCCGAAGAATTATCACATGTTCCGCTGTGTTGCAAGGTATGGTTACAAAGACCTCCATAAGAAGGATGATGACTTTGAGAAAAAGCTTTTCGATAATCTCTTTATGTTTGTCCGTCTGGATTCGATGATGGATGGCTGCTCCGACTCTGATGAATACAGCTTATATGGACAGCAAACACAACATTCAAGAGATTATAATGGGAACTCATCTACAGCAAATATTGAACTCAGTTATTCATCAATGGACTCGATAGCCCCCGTCAAATGTCATCCTCAGGGAAACAACACAATCACATCATCAGGCCACGAGAGCAGCCAGACCGAAGTTGATGAATTGGAATTCTTAAACAGTTGTAGAGATGCTGGGGTTGTACACATACTTGGGAACACTGTAATTAGAGCAAGAAGGGAATCCAGGTTTTATAAGAAACTTGCTATAGACTATATATATGCATTCCTTAGGAAAATATGCAGGGAAAATAGTGTTATCTTCAACGTACCACATGAGAGCCTCTTGAATGTTGGACAGATCTTCTATGTGTAAATTAACAAATCGAATATTATGGATTTTCTTCTGTGTCTCATCTCATGCATCAAACGATGATCGAATACGTATgtaacttttcttttggataatAGCAGTGCACTTTATTGACAAGATGAATGCACAGAATTATTTGTACAACTGGTTGCATTAAACGTCTTCTTGCATAGAAGGACACAACTGTTGCAAAAATGGGGATTTTAGTGGTAGCGGCATCCCTCTTAGTTTTGAGTAGGTGGAACCATTCTGTTTTGGTCAATACGCCTTCAAAAACTTCTATAGTAGATTATCAACTTGCTTGACTttgaaaatactaaaatataatTGCCTCTACGGGGACATAAAAGACAGCCAGTTTCCTCGTTCAAATAATCTCCTGTAGACGTCCATTTGCATTTTGAAGTAGTGACCATAGCCTTCTCCTAATTTGCttataggcataatacataaagaAACACTTAAATTTAGCTCCAGCTAACAAGTAAGCACTTCAATTGTGAGAGTGCACATTTAGACACTTCAACTTGGCACAGACAGTCTCAATGTGTTGTTGACAATACCACCTTCATACAATACAAAGAATACAAGTGACACAGTGGAGACATGTGGAGGCGTCTAAATATGCATACTCAAATTTAGAGTGCTTATTTGCCAACTGAGAACAAGTTTGAGTGTCTATTTATATAATATCTTGCTTATATACGAGAAagatgataaaataaatatactttATTCTGAAAAGAATTTACATAGTTCTCCCTGTAATTTTTCACTTTATTCCCCTCTTAAGATAATGAAGAAAAAGTGAGGAGATCTATTTGCTCCTTTCCGTTTCTGAGTTTCTTTTGCA
The sequence above is a segment of the Solanum dulcamara chromosome 11, daSolDulc1.2, whole genome shotgun sequence genome. Coding sequences within it:
- the LOC129872114 gene encoding potassium transporter 11 → MEIDEENNENKGGMWDLEQKLDQPMDEEAGRLRNMYREKKFSTLLLLRLAYQSLGVVYGDLGTSPLYVYNNTFPRGIEDPEDVIGALSLIIYSLTLIPLLKYVFIVCRANDNGQGGTFALYSLLCRQARIKTIPNQHRTDEELTTYSRSTFHEHSFAAKTKRWLEAYPYRKNALLILVVVGTCMVIGDGILTPAISVLSASGGIKVDHPKMSNDVVVVVAVIILVGLFSLQHYGTDRVGWLFAPIVLLWFLLVGGIGIFNIWKYDSSVLRAFSPVYIYRYFKRGKRDGWTSLGGIMLSITGTEALFADLAHFPVSAIQLAFTVIVFPCLLLAYSGQAAYLMQNTDHVVDAFYRSIPESIYWPVFVIATLAAIVASQATISATFSIIKQALALGCFPRVKVVHTSKKFLGQIYIPDINWILMVLCIAVTAGFKNQSQIGNAYGTAVVIVMLVTTLLMTLIMLLVWHCHWIVVLIFTVLSLVVECTYFSAVLFKLDQGGWVPLVIAAAFLLIMYVWHYGTVKRYEFEMHSKVSMAWILGLGPSLGLVRVPGIGLVYTELASGVPHIFSHFITNLPAIHSVVVFVCVKYLPVYTVPEDERFLVKRIGPKNYHMFRCVARYGYKDLHKKDDDFEKKLFDNLFMFVRLDSMMDGCSDSDEYSLYGQQTQHSRDYNGNSSTANIELSYSSMDSIAPVKCHPQGNNTITSSGHESSQTEVDELEFLNSCRDAGVVHILGNTVIRARRESRFYKKLAIDYIYAFLRKICRENSVIFNVPHESLLNVGQIFYV